A window of Trachemys scripta elegans isolate TJP31775 chromosome 9, CAS_Tse_1.0, whole genome shotgun sequence genomic DNA:
ACAGTACAACATTTAATGCAAAGGCAACTGCAAAGGCAACATTTTAACCTCTTTTGCTTCAAATATTTAAGAAGCGTAATTTGTTTGGACTAATATTGTCGTCTATGAGTTGTATGGTTTTTGTTTATGGTCTTCAACTAGTCTAACTTAAAAGATTTCAGTCCCCATTATCGCCACCGTTCCACATTCCCTATGTAATCAGTAGTTGAATTATCATCACTCTGTTCTTTATTGTGGGCTTGTTTTGCCTTCAGGATCTTCCGTTGCTCTTGGCGCTTCCGCCTGGCTTCTTGGTGTTCTTTCTGTCGCATGTACTGATACCTTTGCAAAAAAAGGTCTTTTGCATAATCATACAACTCCATGTCTAAAAAATTGAGGGTCTCGATGTGTTTTTGAGTCTGCTCGTCTATTTCCACACTAGAGGCCCTTGTGCTATTGTACTGTGTGAACGGCGCGATGAAGTTCATGTTAAAAGTTTTTTCAAACAGATACTGAGTCTTCCTTTGAAACTCAGTAAGGCCAAAGAAAGCCATACGTTTCAGGTTCTCTTTTGCACTGTCTAGAAGAACCTTATTTCTTTGCTCTTCTGGCATGACAGACAAGTTGTAACATCCAACCAAGCTTAGGTCAGACAGCATGCGGACCTGCCGATTATTGGCTAGATTGTACGGACAATCCATAAATTCCTTAAGGGAACAGCCTGACCAGTCGTCCCCTGTGTAACAACTGGGTAACTCTTCAGTAGTTGGAGATCTTCCATCACACACGTGTAAGGAAGCCTTCCACGTTGCTCCTCTCTGGACATGTCTCCATTCactcaaatatcgggacacagGGTCGCGCAGGATTGTAATATAGTAAAAGTtcctgggaaggggagaaaagaaaaggcaaagTGTGTTTAACCAGGTAGATCTCTGGCATACATTGCTTTAGCAGTCAGAATCTATGGATGTTTGGGTAAGCTTAGTTAATAAGCTTTAGAAACTCtagtgaaaagtattttgcaataTAATGTACCTAAATCCCTGAAGGGAATATAACAGCTATAGGGCATATCTTCTCTGCACCTAATCTCCCTGCTTACTGTGAGATTTGCATTTACAGGCAAAGTATaaactgaaaatataatttattttgacTTTACTAACAGACTTTACTGACTGATAGCCCGGAGACTAAATTCCTTTTCATTGTCCACTGACACATACAAAAATGTGCCTTTCCCTGATCTAGAGGGACTCGCTTTGCTatggttgtgtctacactggggaacgTTACCAAACAAATTGCCACTGGTGCTGCCATTGGTGGGAACCTTAGCGTAGACAAGACTCTGGTGACTTTTGAGTTTTCCACCGCCATGTCAATTCAAGATGGCAGCCCAGCGTGCTCTACTCCAGGAAGGGGTGTAGCAGCAAGTGTAGTTCCCTTATGCACAGAGCTACAGGAACCGTTCTCGGGCACGCCTCCCAGAGGTCTCAGCTGCTCCTAATGCTGACCAGACTTAACATGGTTGTATTCATCAGTTTCAGAGGCACTGGGGAGCTGACAGGACTAAGTAAGAACTGGTCAGACCCTCAGCCCAAATCATCTTCGTTCAGTCCTGGAGAAAAATGTGCTTCCCTAACCTCTAAAAGGCCTCATGCTGCCTGTGCTGAACCCCTTCCTGGGGGTCGGTCATTTTCAATGGGGTTTGTGCTGCCTTCCGATGGCCCAATCTCAGGGGAGGGTGGGAGCAATGCATTCTTGGGCCTGGATTTTCCGATGTGAGGAAACCCTGGTAATTGTGAAATTTGATGCCAGGAGCCAGCCAGAGCCTAACGGCAcactgggagggggtgggaaaacGAAAGGGTGACTCCAGCATGGTCAGAAAAGAACCGAAAAGGCTTTGGGCCTCATCTAAGCCCAACGTCCAACCCTTCTGAGGGGCCATCACCGGAGATGATGGGTCAGACCCTTCACTGACCAATCCCCATTATGGAATCTCACTGATTAACAGGATCATCTGGGGTCGCCAGACAGAATCTGGCACCATCCATGTTACCAGCAAAATGCAATATTCAGTGTTTGCACAAGTGAAAATGTGTTTGGGATCATTACAAACATGCAGCTTGGGGAGAACGttaaattaagttttagtttttAGTCATTTACTTCTTTCTTTAATGACGAGTGCCCTTACTCTCATTTGCTCTGGCTGAGCGTTGGTCATTCATTCAACTCAAGTAACTATATATCCGTGACAGACTAATGCACCACATATTTTCAATTCAAATACACGTGTTCCTTGTACAACAGTGACATCTTCTGGTACTATGCAGGGCagctgtagccgtgttggtcccaggatattagagacacaaggtgagtgaggttatatcttttattggacctacttctgttggtgagagagacaagctttcaaaccacacagagtgaaagaagagctctgtgtagctcgaaagcatagctctctcaccaacagaaattggtccaataaaagatataatgtcacccaccttgtctctctaatcttcTGATACTGTAAGTTATAGTCCACAAGATGCTGCcttggactacatttcccaacGGACTCTGAGAGCCCAGTAGTATGAATCTGTCATTAAAAGATTAGGCCCCTAAGGAGAAACAACCTGGCTCCTTTCCCCAATCAAGACAAGCAGGTGTGTTCTCACCAGCCCTTAATCTAACTGAAGTGAAATGAGCCGACAATCAGGACTTCAATAGATGAGTCACTGCACAATCccggctttatttattttttgtgtctGATACCAGTgcacaaaaagcaaacaggaaagaTAAGTAAATAACAGGAAATTAAATGATGCATTACAATATGATTTTATAGCAGAAGGATTTCCGGCTGGAACACGGGTTTCTGTCTCGAGCATCATCGTAATGAATATGTGTAGAAAAAAAATGGTGCATAAGAAGCACAAGCTCCTGCTTAAACATATATTTTGTTAAGTACTAACAAGAATGGTGTAAATCGCACGAAAGAGCAGTTTTAGGTGCTGTgctgtaacagcagcagcagcaaagtgctACCGGCTGAATTTACAGGAGACTTTATCTACAGTGCACTTTAAAACCGAGTGGGAAGAGAGATTTTTCTAGTTCGCTCATGATGGATGTGTCATTGCCCTCATGGAAGTGCACAGAGCTGGATTTAAGCTGTGACGCCTCAGGGACAAGCTACGCACAGTGTAAACATATGTACTGAGATGTCAGCGATAACAGCAGAGGGGGAGCGCTTTATAATAGACACACAAAGAGGAACCGCAGGGCAGGTGGCGAAGTGACCCCTCTCCAGAGCCCTGCTAGCACAAAGACCAGGCCTCTTTTCATACAGTAACGCGGCGTGCACTGCGTAGACACTGAGGGGCTGCGTAAAGACTCCTGTAGCAAGCTCGGATTCAAACTGGGTTGCAGCCAAGGTAAATAATCTTTTACTTAACGGATGGTGTCCTTCCTGTCAAACATTTATTCTGTTTTATgccttttgctttttatttgcctaAACCAGGGGGACAAACGAGCAAAGGCAACACAATCATACAGCTTGTATGTACTGAACAATTCCCAGAGCTTTTGGTCCACAGAACTTCAGCCAGGGACATGTCCACAAAAGTTCCCCCGCAGCAGGAATGCTTGTTGGAACGGGCATCTCCAATGGGCCTCGGTGTGAAACAGGTAAAAGGTAACACTGCCTAGTGGTCTTCAGACTAAGCCTTTTCTAAAGCCAAATCAATGAGTAATTAGGGAGCTCTGGTTAGTGCAATCTCTGGCACGGGTTGGAGCACCAGCCATGGGGGCAAGGAATACCACGTGTTACTCTGCAGTCATCCTCTCTGGCTGAGTTAGGGGTGGGAGTGACGGCTCCACAGGGAGTCATCTATCCTGAAGGAAGATCTAGGCATAGCACAGCAGGCAATGGGTATGGGCAATGGTCAATGGTGGGTTCTACTATTAAACCAGAGAACCCCAAATTTATAAAAATACGAATCCGTGTATATACACGCACGTACACCTAGACACACATTACTATAAAATATGACATGTTTACTGAAAAGTGttggtttatatatataaataaaacagttaaaaatggaaaatctgCAGGAATGGACCATATAACAGCTAAGCTGCTAAAAGCCAGCaagtattagaaaaaaaatacaagaagGTACCAGCTGACTTGCCAAAGATAATATTGTACCAATCTTGAAGACAGGAGATCCTGACGATCTGAATAGTTAGAGGTATAAGCTTATTGGCAGTACCAGGAAAAATCATGTCAACAAATAAACGGTCAACAAATTAAGGCCAGTTTAGAGGCAGTAGTAGGCAGCTTCAGACAAGGGCAAAGTTGCATTGATCAGATATTCACACTCTGAcagttgaggggaaaaaaagtcagaacGGGGATTAAAGATGTTGGCTGTTTTCATTGGCTTCACAAAGACAGTTGATTTGGTTTGGCAGGATTCTTTATGGAAAGTAGCAAAAGCATATGGAGTTCCAGATAAGATAACTGCAATGACTCCTGCAGTACCATAAGAATTGGTGGAAAATGTAGCAACTGGTTCAAGTCAAAGTTCGGGGGCATGCAATCACCACTGCTTTTTTTCCACGTTCTTAAGCCGGACATTAAGAATGTTAGACTAGTTGGAGGCCATGACATTGGATGATCTAGAGTTAAGCTCCTTAGTTGATGCAGGTGACATCATACATCTGGCAGTCACGTTGAGGATACTCTTCGCTACCTTGGAAAATTGGTGTAGTCCACTTGGACTTACAATAAATGCCAAGATGATGAAGTGGTggcatcttggaaaagagataataGATGAAGTGTTGAAATGTAGCAATGGTGAATCCATAGAACAAATAGAATCTTATGTGTATCTAGGAAGCTTCATCAGTGCCAACAGTTCCATCAAGGACAAGTATAAAAGGAGATGTGCCTTAGCTACAAGGGCTCCACAGAAATTGATGAAATTATGACCTGATGAAAACGTTACGTTTAGTACCAAAGTGAAAATTTATCACACCAATCTAGTAACAGTATTACTCTATGAtctggaagcagctgcattaaaTGACTGCATCAGAAGACTGGAGGCAGTAGAGAAGATCGTTCTTTGAAAGATGGTATgtgtaaagtggaacaattttaaGACAAATGAAAAAGTTAGGAGCATAGGATGTGAAATCAGGGCATGGGATTGGCTACAATTGAAAAGATTTTGATGGTGAAGACACTGCAGAAGACAAAGAGATGAtaggatgccaaagaaaataatgcaagcaCAACCAAGGTCAGTCCAAACTAGATGTCAACAATTGACTAGGTGGTAGGACACCATACACGGGGACATGACCAACCTGGGCTTAATGGAGGAACAAGCATAGACACGAATGAATGGCAATGATGTATTGCTTCCTGTGTCTGGAAAGAGGTTCTGGGATACgagagagaaaatatataaatattgtaaaGCATCTTGCAGTAAAAATGGAATGTCATACTTTATAGTAGAGAGACaatgtaataacttttattggaccgacttctgttggtgaaagagacaagcatttGAGCTACTGAGAGCTCTTCTTCTGAACAGGGTTTAGCACAAAAAAGgactctgtgtagctcgaaagcttgtctctttcacaaacagaagtttgtgcaataaaagatattacctcacctgccttttctccctaatatcctgggaccaacagacTATAACACTAATGCAAACACCAGATTTTATAGTAAAAATGTATGGCATTTCAGCTTTTTTACATACTGAATCCATATTCTAAATTCAAGTAATATATAGTGTTAAGAAAATGCTATGGATTGCAAATTAAAATACACCGTGCTAAACTATGTTTTTCACTTTCAGCAGTTTATGCCCGTAACCACACCCGGCCATAGAAGTGTCTGCACTTTCTTTCAATAGTGTTTGGTACATGGTGGTCAGTAAAGACACCAGAACGACATTTCCAGAGTGATCTGTTTAAGACAATGAAGGAGTTATTTAAGTAAACAAGCTTTAATGTCATGGAATTCTGTTCCTTAAGAACTGAACAAACAGGAGCAATCACTCCATAACTCTCCAATTCCAGCCTCACTACAGATTTTTTCCCATCACCACAACAGACTATAATGTTGTCATCTTTCCTACTATCATCTTTGTTGCTATCAGCATGTGGGATACTAATTTGCTCCTTAGATTCTAACGGTACCACTTGCTAAACAGCAGCTAAACCCTTATTTCGTATTGTTTCCTTCAGAAGAAAAACCACTAGGTGTCATTGTTTTACAGACAATTGTCTGTGGCTAGATCGAAAAAAGTCTAACGCCGAGTAAGCACATTAGAAGCCCAGAGAAAAAGCACGAGCCATGATATTCTCTCCTTatgtaaaatatacatttaaaaagaggaataaaaataaaataaaaatttacagaaacaaaaaaaatcaacgaGTAAAGCAAAAGACCATAGGGAGAGCAAAACAGCATCCGATTTCTGAAGCGGAGCGGGAGGAAGATTTTGGCATTATGCAGTTAGTACCACTATTCTTTGGCAGGCTTTCACCTGTTTAAAGTTCCAGAAGCCTCAGTCACAACGTCGTCCCTCTGAAATAGTTAATACTTCCAGAACTTAACCAAAGTCCTTGCAACAGCACAGAGGAAAATAGTTTTGCTAATTTTTGGTGTCACTGAATATAATCAAACACATTCATGAAGTTAGTCTTCAAATCACACACCCAAAGTGCAGCCAACCAATCATATTGCCCTTTTCAATGATGGGAGGGACTTTTCTCTAGAAGCCGCCTGTGACACTGTGTACCTCACATTAGCACCATGGAGCCCCCACATTCACCACTGTGATAGGATTacaatgttttgtacaaagtctgCCTTCTGAGGTATCATTCTATAAGTCTTGATCTGCTGAACAATAACCTGTGGAATTGTATggactatcattgtatgtgaagttatgaatgcgtgttactgaaatatgctttgAGGTTGAGAGACACCCACAGCCAACCTTTCAATTGCAACAAAGGACCAGCCAGACAGGTGCTGATGGgccattaaagggaatccacaCTCCCAATGGCCATcccagagac
This region includes:
- the HS6ST2 gene encoding heparan-sulfate 6-O-sulfotransferase 2 gives rise to the protein MEDRSNKLLLALVMLFLFAVLVLQYVCPGPECQLLRLHAFSPSLPDPYRAEDETPARFVPRFNFSGRDLLRRVDFNIKGDDLIVFLHIQKTGGTTFGRHLVRNIQLEQPCECKAGQKKCTCHRPGKRETWLFSRFSTGWSCGLHADWTELTNCVPAVVDSKREVKRRPSRNFYYITILRDPVSRYLSEWRHVQRGATWKASLHVCDGRSPTTEELPSCYTGDDWSGCSLKEFMDCPYNLANNRQVRMLSDLSLVGCYNLSVMPEEQRNKVLLDSAKENLKRMAFFGLTEFQRKTQYLFEKTFNMNFIAPFTQYNSTRASSVEIDEQTQKHIETLNFLDMELYDYAKDLFLQRYQYMRQKEHQEARRKRQEQRKILKAKQAHNKEQSDDNSTTDYIGNVERWR